The Paenibacillus polymyxa M1 DNA segment ATATACATAAAAGGTTGTCTCTGTGTTTTGGCGGGAAGCTTACGACATCACAATTGACGATAATAGGAGAATACAGCGATGGTAAATAGCATCCTTTTAAAAGAGTACGCAACTGAGTATCAATCGCAAGTTGTCGATTTAATTTTACATATTCAACAAAAAGAATATAATATCGCCATCACTAAAGCAGATCAGCCTGATCTGCTTGACATTGAAAACTTCTATCAACATGGCAACGGTAACTTCTGGGTGGCTCTTCGCGGAGGAAGCGTAGTAGGAACGGTTGCCTTGCTGGATATCGGAAGCCATAAGACAGCACTCAGAAAGATGTTTGTCAAACGAAATTATAGAGGCAAAACCTTTAATGTTTCGAATCAATTACTTCAGCATGCCATAGAATGGGCCAAGGACCGGTCAGTCGAAGGAATCTATCTTGGAACAACACCGCAATTCGTAGCAGCTCATCGATTTTATGAGAAGAATGGATTTGTTAGTATAGCTCTGGACGAATTGCCAATGGGCTTTCCAGTTATGAAAGTGGATAAAAAGTTTTACAAATACACCATTCAATAAATGGCCTGAACCAAGACGATCCTGAAGGAAATTCCTGCTCAAAACTGACTTCGTGCTCGCCTTGCTGCCTTTCAGCGAAGCCGCAACACAAACTGTTGCCGAACAGGAATTTCTTTTGTTTAGGGCAGGTGTTTGCTAGAATGAAGAAGATCGTGTAAGTCTACGTTAACTATACAACTGGGAGGGATACAAGTATGAGCAAAAAGATAAAATGGGGAATTGTCGGTACGGGATGGATCTCAGATCAGTTTGTTGCTGATTTGCAGCATGTTACGAATGGAGAAGGATACGCCGTTGGATCACGCAATATTGAAAGCGCTACCGAATTTGCAACCAAACATCACATAGCACAGGCATACGGTAGCTATGAGGAATTAGTGCAAGATTCCGAAGTCGATGCGATTTACATTGGAACCCCTCATCCTTTTCATAAAGAGAATG contains these protein-coding regions:
- a CDS encoding GNAT family N-acetyltransferase, with protein sequence MVNSILLKEYATEYQSQVVDLILHIQQKEYNIAITKADQPDLLDIENFYQHGNGNFWVALRGGSVVGTVALLDIGSHKTALRKMFVKRNYRGKTFNVSNQLLQHAIEWAKDRSVEGIYLGTTPQFVAAHRFYEKNGFVSIALDELPMGFPVMKVDKKFYKYTIQ